One genomic window of Micropterus dolomieu isolate WLL.071019.BEF.003 ecotype Adirondacks linkage group LG14, ASM2129224v1, whole genome shotgun sequence includes the following:
- the tdrd1 gene encoding tudor domain-containing protein 1 isoform X3: MAHVLVYLLIRLLAAHICCVDKPKLKNIFQSTCLILYASCNRRYCAGATLIQLYRHVRSGAAMYRSLSPNLVRPNLPLRKPSSSPVAHCATPSSSRLTVPNATPVRPATDASGDSIINSPVSKDTSAVLGSMPPALTVNFCNYCGQQGNFRCKRCKRTPYCSVACQTEDWNAHRHMCKSFDPEPAKEMAKETTVSPVTVDRAGLLESKQDASSIQRVYLKDLQMAKIIKGTDIQASVVEYYSPGRFFLLAQSPELLEALHSISTQLQKTNCSPSVMTYKPHVGEVCAVQFSCDLMWYRGLVQTLATDQKTANILYIDFGNEENVPVDRIKPLTANIPPFCPCAMECCIAGVVPVVDKWSGECCIAVKQLLAGKTVTVKLVDTLEDGRVHTVDILLSNGKQLSTFLFEHGYAEEEMVNVIPTEQEINAMVSASLENFRRLSDGKDDNTWAQPPEPLTQAVGDSFTVVVTHLQSPDEIIVQKVENAGMIQELQLKLREHCCQALARQNFRPAPGTVCCAQFSEDKQWYRAKVLAYSSEERVCVGYIDFGNSEEVDLGHLRPISTSLLALPMQAMPCGLAGVQPVGESWSEDCLLALQRRVSNRILRVEIQGAHDGKALVAMIDESSDPQGNVAELLSAGGFAAHAPVATSSDQQADQTTAAVEPHVPVGSRVEMCSSVPDPVPEPLVWSYTELACDGQTVALLATVVENPGKFYCCINNQTDQQRLIELGTELKQHCDGAWSRAMVNELSEDDVSLNFVDYGCTTKVKKNHLRSITSQLLTLPFQAIRCWISGVEPLGSEWSSEAQVWFQSLVDGEQLSARVLSFTKQGYGLELESRGQNVAAALISEQLAKAPGAIPKEMRVTTGSGALHQEEIKENEHSQVHAQASSQTGDRSKETSTKGLTATLSQAPSFPVDWKTVELPLNETFQPCFAAVVSPSLFYLLGPSQVDQQKLKEVMMELAASCSNNQASSSSTVLSRPAPGAACCARFSVDNNWYRAVVLEVSENEMSVIYADYGNSEKVPFSRILPIPMHLLQLPFQITRCTLTGKEHFPAVMPEEVQHMFQSLLLDGVLATVQSFDGSANVLSLTLPVERGGGHLTAMILDALQATVKARSDSAVNTIGSDCPQPKITEDPQASGCCCVSLKTEMDHLKQLMQQQISLIKQLLEQMK, from the exons ATGGCTCATGTATTAGTTTACTTACTTATAAGATTACTTGCAGCCCATATATGTTGTGTTGATAAACcaaaactaaaaaatatttttcagtcaACATGCCTGATTTTATATGCCAG CTGCAATCGACGCTACTGCGCAGGTGCCACACTAATACAGCTTTACAGACACGTGCGCTCAG GTGCCGCCATGTACCGCTCACTTTCTCCAAATTTGGTTCGACCTAACCTGCCCTTGAGGAAACCATCATCGAGCCCCGTGGCTCATTGTGCGACGCCTTCTTCAAGCCGTCTCACCGTGCCCAATGCAACACCAGTGCGCCCCGCCACAGACGCCAGTGGAGACA GTATAATAAATTCACCAGTCAGCAAGGATACATCTGCA GTGTTAGGATCCATGCCACCAGCACTGACTGTAAACTTCTGCAACTACTGTGGTCAGCAAG GAAATTTTCGCTGCAAACGCTGCAAGAGGACGCCCTACTGCTCTGTGGCATGTCAGACCGAAGACTGgaatgcacacagacacatgtgcAAGTCCTTTGATCCAGAACCTGCCAA AGAGATGGCAAAGGAAACTACAGTTTCACCTGTGACAGTAGACAGAGCTGGTCTGCTTGAGTCTAAG CAGGATGCTTCCAGCATCCAGAGGGTCTATTTGAAGGACTTGCAAATGGCTAAAATCATAAAGGGAACTGACATCCAG GCGTCTGTTGTAGAGTACTACAGCCCTGGTAGATTTTTCCTTCTTGCCCAAAGCCCTGAGCTGCTAGAGGCTCTGCACAGCATCAGCACACAGCTTCAGAAAACGAACTGCAGCCCTTCAGTGATGACATACAAACCCCATGTTGGAGAGGTTTGCGCGGTTCAGTTCTCCTGTGATCTG ATGTGGTACCGAGGCCTCGTCCAGACTTTGGCTACTGACCAGAAGACAGCTAATATCCTTTACATTGACTTTGGCAATGAAGAGAATGTCCCTGTGGACAGGATTAAGCCTTTGACTGCTAATATCCCGCCATTTTGTCCATGT GCAATGGAGTGCTGTATCGCTGGGGTGGTGCCAGTGGTTGACAAGTGGTCGGGCGAGTGCTGTATTGCAGTGAAACAGCTGCTGGCCGGCAAGACTGTGACTGTTAAACTCGTGGACACACTAGAGGATGGTCGCGTCCATACTGTGGATATCCTGCTTTCCAATG GAAAGCAGCTGAGCACATTCCTCTTTGAGCACGGTTATGCAGAAGAAGAAATGGTCAATGTAATACCAACTGAGCAAGAAATAA ATGCCATGGTGAGTGCATCCTTGGAAAACTTCAGGCGTCTCTCTGATGGGAAAGATGACAACACCTGGGCTCAGCCTCCAGAGCCACTGACACAGGCGGTGGGTGACTCCTTCACTGTTGTGGTCACCCACCTCCAGTCACCCGATGAAATTATTGTGCAGAAGGTGGAGAACGCTG GAATGATTCAGGAGTTGCAGCTGAAGCTGAGGGAACACTGCTGTCAGGCTCTAGCCCGACAGAACTTCAGACCAGCCCCTGGCACAGTTTGCTGTGCCCAGTTCTCAG AGGACAAGCAGTGGTACAGAGCTAAAGTTCTGGCTTATTCGTCAGAGGAACGTGTCTGTGTGGGCTACATTGATTTTGGCAACTCTGAGGAGGTGGATTTAGGCCACCTGCGGCCTATCAGCACTTCACTACTGGCCCTGCCCATGCAGGCTATGCCTTGTGGCCTAGCAG GGGTGCAGCCTGTTGGAGAAAGCTGGTCAGAGGACTGTCTGTTGGCTCTGCAACGAAGGGTATCGAACAGAATCCTGCGTGTTGAGATCCAGGGAGCGCATGACGGCAAGGCTTTGGTGGCCATGATTGATGAGTCCAGCGATCCTCAGGGAAATGTAGCCGAGCTGCTAAGTGCTGGTGGTTTTGCTGCACATGCTCCTGTTGCCACCAGTAGCGACCAGCAGGCTGACCAGACAACTGCTGCTGTGGAACCACATG TGCCAGTGGGGAGCCGTGTTGAAATGTGCTCTTCAGTGCCTGACCCAGTCCCTGAGCCTCTGGTGTGGTCTTACACCGAGCTTGCCTGTGACGGCCAGACAGTGGCACTGCTAGCCACTGTCGTGGAGAACCCTGGAAAGTTTTACTGCTGCATCAACAATCAAACAG accAACAGCGGCTGATAGAGCTGGGGACAGAGTTGAAACAGCATT GTGATGGAGCGTGGAGTCGTGCTATGGTCAACGAGCTGTCTGAAGACGATGTGTCTTTAAACTTTGTGGACTATGGTTGTACCACGAAAGTCAAAAAGAACCACCTTCGATCCATTACATCCCAACTCCTGACCCTACCCTTCCAGGCAATACGCTGCTGGATCTCag GTGTGGAGCCTCTGGGGTCAGAATGGAGCAGTGAAGCCCAGGTGTGGTTCCAGTCTCTGGTGGATGGCGAGCAGCTTTCTGCACGTGTCCTTTCTTTCACTAAACAAGGCTACGGTTTGGAGCTGGAGAGCAGAGGGCAGAATGTGGCAGCTGCCCTAATTTCTGAGCAACTAGCCAAAGCTCCTGGAGCGATTCCCAAAGAGATGCGTGTAACCACAGGCTCTGGAGCCCTACACCAAGAGGAAATAAAGGAAAATGAGCACAGCCAAGTACATGCACAAGCCTCCAGCCAGACAGGAGACCGTTCTAAAGAGACCTCAACTAAAGGACTGACTGCAACACTGTCACAAG CACCTTCTTTCCCAGTGGACTGGAAGACAGTAGAGCTGCCTCTCAACGAGACCTTTCAGCCTTGCTTTGCAGCTGTCGTCAGTCCTTCCCTCTTCTACCTGCTCGGTCCTAGCCAGG TGGACCAGCAGAAGCTCAAGGAGGTGATGATGGAGCTGGCTGCCTCCTGCAGCAACAACCAAGCCTCCTCATCCTCCACCGTCCTCAGCAGACCAGCTCCTGGGGCCGCCTGCTGTGCCCGGTTCTCTG TTGACAATAACTGGTACCGTGCGGTTGTCCTGGAGGTCAGTGAGAATGAGATGAGCGTCATCTATGCAGATTACGGCAACAGTGAAAAGGTGCCATTCTCCCGTATCTTACCAATCCCCATGCACCTGCTGCAGCTTCCCTTTCAGATCACTCGCTGCACCCTCACTG GTAAAGAACATTTCCCTGCAGTGATGCCAGAGGAAGTGCAACATATGTTTCAAAGCCTGCTGTTGGATGGCGTCCTCGCAACTGTGCAGTCCTTCGATGGCTCTGCTAACGTGCTCTCATTAACTCTGCCTGTTGAGAGGGGCGGAGGCCACCTCACTGCCATGATCCTGGATGCACTGCAGGCCACCGTCAAGGCCAGGAGTGATTCTGCAGTAAATACAATAGGATCTGACTGCCCCCAGCCCAAGATAACCGAGG ATCCTCAGGCCtctggctgctgctgtgtgagCCTGAAGACTGAG ATGGACCACCTGAAACAGTTGATGCAGCAGCAGATATCTCTCATCAAACAGTTACTGGAACAGATGAAATAA
- the tdrd1 gene encoding tudor domain-containing protein 1 isoform X2, producing the protein MAHVLVYLLIRLLAAHICCVDKPKLKNIFQSTCLILYASCNRRYCAGATLIQLYRHVRSGAAMYRSLSPNLVRPNLPLRKPSSSPVAHCATPSSSRLTVPNATPVRPATDASGDSIINSPVSKDTSAVLGSMPPALTVNFCNYCGQQGNFRCKRCKRTPYCSVACQTEDWNAHRHMCKSFDPEPAKEMAKETTVSPVTVDRAGLLESKDASSIQRVYLKDLQMAKIIKGTDIQASVVEYYSPGRFFLLAQSPELLEALHSISTQLQKTNCSPSVMTYKPHVGEVCAVQFSCDLMWYRGLVQTLATDQKTANILYIDFGNEENVPVDRIKPLTANIPPFCPCAMECCIAGVVPVVDKWSGECCIAVKQLLAGKTVTVKLVDTLEDGRVHTVDILLSNGKQLSTFLFEHGYAEEEMVNVIPTEQEINAMVSASLENFRRLSDGKDDNTWAQPPEPLTQAVGDSFTVVVTHLQSPDEIIVQKVENAGMIQELQLKLREHCCQALARQNFRPAPGTVCCAQFSEDKQWYRAKVLAYSSEERVCVGYIDFGNSEEVDLGHLRPISTSLLALPMQAMPCGLAGVQPVGESWSEDCLLALQRRVSNRILRVEIQGAHDGKALVAMIDESSDPQGNVAELLSAGGFAAHAPVATSSDQQADQTTAAVEPHVPVGSRVEMCSSVPDPVPEPLVWSYTELACDGQTVALLATVVENPGKFYCCINNQTDQQRLIELGTELKQHCEADSSPFVPKVGEPCCAMLPGDGAWSRAMVNELSEDDVSLNFVDYGCTTKVKKNHLRSITSQLLTLPFQAIRCWISGVEPLGSEWSSEAQVWFQSLVDGEQLSARVLSFTKQGYGLELESRGQNVAAALISEQLAKAPGAIPKEMRVTTGSGALHQEEIKENEHSQVHAQASSQTGDRSKETSTKGLTATLSQAPSFPVDWKTVELPLNETFQPCFAAVVSPSLFYLLGPSQVDQQKLKEVMMELAASCSNNQASSSSTVLSRPAPGAACCARFSVDNNWYRAVVLEVSENEMSVIYADYGNSEKVPFSRILPIPMHLLQLPFQITRCTLTGKEHFPAVMPEEVQHMFQSLLLDGVLATVQSFDGSANVLSLTLPVERGGGHLTAMILDALQATVKARSDSAVNTIGSDCPQPKITEDPQASGCCCVSLKTEMDHLKQLMQQQISLIKQLLEQMK; encoded by the exons ATGGCTCATGTATTAGTTTACTTACTTATAAGATTACTTGCAGCCCATATATGTTGTGTTGATAAACcaaaactaaaaaatatttttcagtcaACATGCCTGATTTTATATGCCAG CTGCAATCGACGCTACTGCGCAGGTGCCACACTAATACAGCTTTACAGACACGTGCGCTCAG GTGCCGCCATGTACCGCTCACTTTCTCCAAATTTGGTTCGACCTAACCTGCCCTTGAGGAAACCATCATCGAGCCCCGTGGCTCATTGTGCGACGCCTTCTTCAAGCCGTCTCACCGTGCCCAATGCAACACCAGTGCGCCCCGCCACAGACGCCAGTGGAGACA GTATAATAAATTCACCAGTCAGCAAGGATACATCTGCA GTGTTAGGATCCATGCCACCAGCACTGACTGTAAACTTCTGCAACTACTGTGGTCAGCAAG GAAATTTTCGCTGCAAACGCTGCAAGAGGACGCCCTACTGCTCTGTGGCATGTCAGACCGAAGACTGgaatgcacacagacacatgtgcAAGTCCTTTGATCCAGAACCTGCCAA AGAGATGGCAAAGGAAACTACAGTTTCACCTGTGACAGTAGACAGAGCTGGTCTGCTTGAGTCTAAG GATGCTTCCAGCATCCAGAGGGTCTATTTGAAGGACTTGCAAATGGCTAAAATCATAAAGGGAACTGACATCCAG GCGTCTGTTGTAGAGTACTACAGCCCTGGTAGATTTTTCCTTCTTGCCCAAAGCCCTGAGCTGCTAGAGGCTCTGCACAGCATCAGCACACAGCTTCAGAAAACGAACTGCAGCCCTTCAGTGATGACATACAAACCCCATGTTGGAGAGGTTTGCGCGGTTCAGTTCTCCTGTGATCTG ATGTGGTACCGAGGCCTCGTCCAGACTTTGGCTACTGACCAGAAGACAGCTAATATCCTTTACATTGACTTTGGCAATGAAGAGAATGTCCCTGTGGACAGGATTAAGCCTTTGACTGCTAATATCCCGCCATTTTGTCCATGT GCAATGGAGTGCTGTATCGCTGGGGTGGTGCCAGTGGTTGACAAGTGGTCGGGCGAGTGCTGTATTGCAGTGAAACAGCTGCTGGCCGGCAAGACTGTGACTGTTAAACTCGTGGACACACTAGAGGATGGTCGCGTCCATACTGTGGATATCCTGCTTTCCAATG GAAAGCAGCTGAGCACATTCCTCTTTGAGCACGGTTATGCAGAAGAAGAAATGGTCAATGTAATACCAACTGAGCAAGAAATAA ATGCCATGGTGAGTGCATCCTTGGAAAACTTCAGGCGTCTCTCTGATGGGAAAGATGACAACACCTGGGCTCAGCCTCCAGAGCCACTGACACAGGCGGTGGGTGACTCCTTCACTGTTGTGGTCACCCACCTCCAGTCACCCGATGAAATTATTGTGCAGAAGGTGGAGAACGCTG GAATGATTCAGGAGTTGCAGCTGAAGCTGAGGGAACACTGCTGTCAGGCTCTAGCCCGACAGAACTTCAGACCAGCCCCTGGCACAGTTTGCTGTGCCCAGTTCTCAG AGGACAAGCAGTGGTACAGAGCTAAAGTTCTGGCTTATTCGTCAGAGGAACGTGTCTGTGTGGGCTACATTGATTTTGGCAACTCTGAGGAGGTGGATTTAGGCCACCTGCGGCCTATCAGCACTTCACTACTGGCCCTGCCCATGCAGGCTATGCCTTGTGGCCTAGCAG GGGTGCAGCCTGTTGGAGAAAGCTGGTCAGAGGACTGTCTGTTGGCTCTGCAACGAAGGGTATCGAACAGAATCCTGCGTGTTGAGATCCAGGGAGCGCATGACGGCAAGGCTTTGGTGGCCATGATTGATGAGTCCAGCGATCCTCAGGGAAATGTAGCCGAGCTGCTAAGTGCTGGTGGTTTTGCTGCACATGCTCCTGTTGCCACCAGTAGCGACCAGCAGGCTGACCAGACAACTGCTGCTGTGGAACCACATG TGCCAGTGGGGAGCCGTGTTGAAATGTGCTCTTCAGTGCCTGACCCAGTCCCTGAGCCTCTGGTGTGGTCTTACACCGAGCTTGCCTGTGACGGCCAGACAGTGGCACTGCTAGCCACTGTCGTGGAGAACCCTGGAAAGTTTTACTGCTGCATCAACAATCAAACAG accAACAGCGGCTGATAGAGCTGGGGACAGAGTTGAAACAGCATTGTGAGGCAGATTCCTCACCTTTTGTGCCCAAAGTGGGAGAGCCCTGTTGTGCTATGTTACCTG GTGATGGAGCGTGGAGTCGTGCTATGGTCAACGAGCTGTCTGAAGACGATGTGTCTTTAAACTTTGTGGACTATGGTTGTACCACGAAAGTCAAAAAGAACCACCTTCGATCCATTACATCCCAACTCCTGACCCTACCCTTCCAGGCAATACGCTGCTGGATCTCag GTGTGGAGCCTCTGGGGTCAGAATGGAGCAGTGAAGCCCAGGTGTGGTTCCAGTCTCTGGTGGATGGCGAGCAGCTTTCTGCACGTGTCCTTTCTTTCACTAAACAAGGCTACGGTTTGGAGCTGGAGAGCAGAGGGCAGAATGTGGCAGCTGCCCTAATTTCTGAGCAACTAGCCAAAGCTCCTGGAGCGATTCCCAAAGAGATGCGTGTAACCACAGGCTCTGGAGCCCTACACCAAGAGGAAATAAAGGAAAATGAGCACAGCCAAGTACATGCACAAGCCTCCAGCCAGACAGGAGACCGTTCTAAAGAGACCTCAACTAAAGGACTGACTGCAACACTGTCACAAG CACCTTCTTTCCCAGTGGACTGGAAGACAGTAGAGCTGCCTCTCAACGAGACCTTTCAGCCTTGCTTTGCAGCTGTCGTCAGTCCTTCCCTCTTCTACCTGCTCGGTCCTAGCCAGG TGGACCAGCAGAAGCTCAAGGAGGTGATGATGGAGCTGGCTGCCTCCTGCAGCAACAACCAAGCCTCCTCATCCTCCACCGTCCTCAGCAGACCAGCTCCTGGGGCCGCCTGCTGTGCCCGGTTCTCTG TTGACAATAACTGGTACCGTGCGGTTGTCCTGGAGGTCAGTGAGAATGAGATGAGCGTCATCTATGCAGATTACGGCAACAGTGAAAAGGTGCCATTCTCCCGTATCTTACCAATCCCCATGCACCTGCTGCAGCTTCCCTTTCAGATCACTCGCTGCACCCTCACTG GTAAAGAACATTTCCCTGCAGTGATGCCAGAGGAAGTGCAACATATGTTTCAAAGCCTGCTGTTGGATGGCGTCCTCGCAACTGTGCAGTCCTTCGATGGCTCTGCTAACGTGCTCTCATTAACTCTGCCTGTTGAGAGGGGCGGAGGCCACCTCACTGCCATGATCCTGGATGCACTGCAGGCCACCGTCAAGGCCAGGAGTGATTCTGCAGTAAATACAATAGGATCTGACTGCCCCCAGCCCAAGATAACCGAGG ATCCTCAGGCCtctggctgctgctgtgtgagCCTGAAGACTGAG ATGGACCACCTGAAACAGTTGATGCAGCAGCAGATATCTCTCATCAAACAGTTACTGGAACAGATGAAATAA
- the tdrd1 gene encoding tudor domain-containing protein 1 isoform X1: MAHVLVYLLIRLLAAHICCVDKPKLKNIFQSTCLILYASCNRRYCAGATLIQLYRHVRSGAAMYRSLSPNLVRPNLPLRKPSSSPVAHCATPSSSRLTVPNATPVRPATDASGDSIINSPVSKDTSAVLGSMPPALTVNFCNYCGQQGNFRCKRCKRTPYCSVACQTEDWNAHRHMCKSFDPEPAKEMAKETTVSPVTVDRAGLLESKQDASSIQRVYLKDLQMAKIIKGTDIQASVVEYYSPGRFFLLAQSPELLEALHSISTQLQKTNCSPSVMTYKPHVGEVCAVQFSCDLMWYRGLVQTLATDQKTANILYIDFGNEENVPVDRIKPLTANIPPFCPCAMECCIAGVVPVVDKWSGECCIAVKQLLAGKTVTVKLVDTLEDGRVHTVDILLSNGKQLSTFLFEHGYAEEEMVNVIPTEQEINAMVSASLENFRRLSDGKDDNTWAQPPEPLTQAVGDSFTVVVTHLQSPDEIIVQKVENAGMIQELQLKLREHCCQALARQNFRPAPGTVCCAQFSEDKQWYRAKVLAYSSEERVCVGYIDFGNSEEVDLGHLRPISTSLLALPMQAMPCGLAGVQPVGESWSEDCLLALQRRVSNRILRVEIQGAHDGKALVAMIDESSDPQGNVAELLSAGGFAAHAPVATSSDQQADQTTAAVEPHVPVGSRVEMCSSVPDPVPEPLVWSYTELACDGQTVALLATVVENPGKFYCCINNQTDQQRLIELGTELKQHCEADSSPFVPKVGEPCCAMLPGDGAWSRAMVNELSEDDVSLNFVDYGCTTKVKKNHLRSITSQLLTLPFQAIRCWISGVEPLGSEWSSEAQVWFQSLVDGEQLSARVLSFTKQGYGLELESRGQNVAAALISEQLAKAPGAIPKEMRVTTGSGALHQEEIKENEHSQVHAQASSQTGDRSKETSTKGLTATLSQAPSFPVDWKTVELPLNETFQPCFAAVVSPSLFYLLGPSQVDQQKLKEVMMELAASCSNNQASSSSTVLSRPAPGAACCARFSVDNNWYRAVVLEVSENEMSVIYADYGNSEKVPFSRILPIPMHLLQLPFQITRCTLTGKEHFPAVMPEEVQHMFQSLLLDGVLATVQSFDGSANVLSLTLPVERGGGHLTAMILDALQATVKARSDSAVNTIGSDCPQPKITEDPQASGCCCVSLKTEMDHLKQLMQQQISLIKQLLEQMK; this comes from the exons ATGGCTCATGTATTAGTTTACTTACTTATAAGATTACTTGCAGCCCATATATGTTGTGTTGATAAACcaaaactaaaaaatatttttcagtcaACATGCCTGATTTTATATGCCAG CTGCAATCGACGCTACTGCGCAGGTGCCACACTAATACAGCTTTACAGACACGTGCGCTCAG GTGCCGCCATGTACCGCTCACTTTCTCCAAATTTGGTTCGACCTAACCTGCCCTTGAGGAAACCATCATCGAGCCCCGTGGCTCATTGTGCGACGCCTTCTTCAAGCCGTCTCACCGTGCCCAATGCAACACCAGTGCGCCCCGCCACAGACGCCAGTGGAGACA GTATAATAAATTCACCAGTCAGCAAGGATACATCTGCA GTGTTAGGATCCATGCCACCAGCACTGACTGTAAACTTCTGCAACTACTGTGGTCAGCAAG GAAATTTTCGCTGCAAACGCTGCAAGAGGACGCCCTACTGCTCTGTGGCATGTCAGACCGAAGACTGgaatgcacacagacacatgtgcAAGTCCTTTGATCCAGAACCTGCCAA AGAGATGGCAAAGGAAACTACAGTTTCACCTGTGACAGTAGACAGAGCTGGTCTGCTTGAGTCTAAG CAGGATGCTTCCAGCATCCAGAGGGTCTATTTGAAGGACTTGCAAATGGCTAAAATCATAAAGGGAACTGACATCCAG GCGTCTGTTGTAGAGTACTACAGCCCTGGTAGATTTTTCCTTCTTGCCCAAAGCCCTGAGCTGCTAGAGGCTCTGCACAGCATCAGCACACAGCTTCAGAAAACGAACTGCAGCCCTTCAGTGATGACATACAAACCCCATGTTGGAGAGGTTTGCGCGGTTCAGTTCTCCTGTGATCTG ATGTGGTACCGAGGCCTCGTCCAGACTTTGGCTACTGACCAGAAGACAGCTAATATCCTTTACATTGACTTTGGCAATGAAGAGAATGTCCCTGTGGACAGGATTAAGCCTTTGACTGCTAATATCCCGCCATTTTGTCCATGT GCAATGGAGTGCTGTATCGCTGGGGTGGTGCCAGTGGTTGACAAGTGGTCGGGCGAGTGCTGTATTGCAGTGAAACAGCTGCTGGCCGGCAAGACTGTGACTGTTAAACTCGTGGACACACTAGAGGATGGTCGCGTCCATACTGTGGATATCCTGCTTTCCAATG GAAAGCAGCTGAGCACATTCCTCTTTGAGCACGGTTATGCAGAAGAAGAAATGGTCAATGTAATACCAACTGAGCAAGAAATAA ATGCCATGGTGAGTGCATCCTTGGAAAACTTCAGGCGTCTCTCTGATGGGAAAGATGACAACACCTGGGCTCAGCCTCCAGAGCCACTGACACAGGCGGTGGGTGACTCCTTCACTGTTGTGGTCACCCACCTCCAGTCACCCGATGAAATTATTGTGCAGAAGGTGGAGAACGCTG GAATGATTCAGGAGTTGCAGCTGAAGCTGAGGGAACACTGCTGTCAGGCTCTAGCCCGACAGAACTTCAGACCAGCCCCTGGCACAGTTTGCTGTGCCCAGTTCTCAG AGGACAAGCAGTGGTACAGAGCTAAAGTTCTGGCTTATTCGTCAGAGGAACGTGTCTGTGTGGGCTACATTGATTTTGGCAACTCTGAGGAGGTGGATTTAGGCCACCTGCGGCCTATCAGCACTTCACTACTGGCCCTGCCCATGCAGGCTATGCCTTGTGGCCTAGCAG GGGTGCAGCCTGTTGGAGAAAGCTGGTCAGAGGACTGTCTGTTGGCTCTGCAACGAAGGGTATCGAACAGAATCCTGCGTGTTGAGATCCAGGGAGCGCATGACGGCAAGGCTTTGGTGGCCATGATTGATGAGTCCAGCGATCCTCAGGGAAATGTAGCCGAGCTGCTAAGTGCTGGTGGTTTTGCTGCACATGCTCCTGTTGCCACCAGTAGCGACCAGCAGGCTGACCAGACAACTGCTGCTGTGGAACCACATG TGCCAGTGGGGAGCCGTGTTGAAATGTGCTCTTCAGTGCCTGACCCAGTCCCTGAGCCTCTGGTGTGGTCTTACACCGAGCTTGCCTGTGACGGCCAGACAGTGGCACTGCTAGCCACTGTCGTGGAGAACCCTGGAAAGTTTTACTGCTGCATCAACAATCAAACAG accAACAGCGGCTGATAGAGCTGGGGACAGAGTTGAAACAGCATTGTGAGGCAGATTCCTCACCTTTTGTGCCCAAAGTGGGAGAGCCCTGTTGTGCTATGTTACCTG GTGATGGAGCGTGGAGTCGTGCTATGGTCAACGAGCTGTCTGAAGACGATGTGTCTTTAAACTTTGTGGACTATGGTTGTACCACGAAAGTCAAAAAGAACCACCTTCGATCCATTACATCCCAACTCCTGACCCTACCCTTCCAGGCAATACGCTGCTGGATCTCag GTGTGGAGCCTCTGGGGTCAGAATGGAGCAGTGAAGCCCAGGTGTGGTTCCAGTCTCTGGTGGATGGCGAGCAGCTTTCTGCACGTGTCCTTTCTTTCACTAAACAAGGCTACGGTTTGGAGCTGGAGAGCAGAGGGCAGAATGTGGCAGCTGCCCTAATTTCTGAGCAACTAGCCAAAGCTCCTGGAGCGATTCCCAAAGAGATGCGTGTAACCACAGGCTCTGGAGCCCTACACCAAGAGGAAATAAAGGAAAATGAGCACAGCCAAGTACATGCACAAGCCTCCAGCCAGACAGGAGACCGTTCTAAAGAGACCTCAACTAAAGGACTGACTGCAACACTGTCACAAG CACCTTCTTTCCCAGTGGACTGGAAGACAGTAGAGCTGCCTCTCAACGAGACCTTTCAGCCTTGCTTTGCAGCTGTCGTCAGTCCTTCCCTCTTCTACCTGCTCGGTCCTAGCCAGG TGGACCAGCAGAAGCTCAAGGAGGTGATGATGGAGCTGGCTGCCTCCTGCAGCAACAACCAAGCCTCCTCATCCTCCACCGTCCTCAGCAGACCAGCTCCTGGGGCCGCCTGCTGTGCCCGGTTCTCTG TTGACAATAACTGGTACCGTGCGGTTGTCCTGGAGGTCAGTGAGAATGAGATGAGCGTCATCTATGCAGATTACGGCAACAGTGAAAAGGTGCCATTCTCCCGTATCTTACCAATCCCCATGCACCTGCTGCAGCTTCCCTTTCAGATCACTCGCTGCACCCTCACTG GTAAAGAACATTTCCCTGCAGTGATGCCAGAGGAAGTGCAACATATGTTTCAAAGCCTGCTGTTGGATGGCGTCCTCGCAACTGTGCAGTCCTTCGATGGCTCTGCTAACGTGCTCTCATTAACTCTGCCTGTTGAGAGGGGCGGAGGCCACCTCACTGCCATGATCCTGGATGCACTGCAGGCCACCGTCAAGGCCAGGAGTGATTCTGCAGTAAATACAATAGGATCTGACTGCCCCCAGCCCAAGATAACCGAGG ATCCTCAGGCCtctggctgctgctgtgtgagCCTGAAGACTGAG ATGGACCACCTGAAACAGTTGATGCAGCAGCAGATATCTCTCATCAAACAGTTACTGGAACAGATGAAATAA